Part of the Candidatus Saccharibacteria bacterium genome, TTGGCGTTACCGAATCAACCTATAACTGCAAACACATTTGCAAGCAAGGTGCGAGCTTTTGTTGGATCATTCCAACTTAATGCTTCACCTTCATTCGCTTAAGTAAACTAAGCGACGCTGGGTTTTAAGACACCGATACAAAAATCCGGTGCTATATTTTTCGGTTAAGATTGTTTGTTCTGACAATGCAAATAATTCGAAAATCGTATGTCTAGACGAGTCGGCATTTTGGTTTTTTTAAAGCCGATCGTTGAAGGTATTAAAGAGCCTAAGCTTGTAGAGGATTAGAATGTTTTTCAAACGGACCGGGGCTCATACCCCGCAGCTCCACCACGTTGATTTCGTATTTTAAATGAATGTAAAAAGAGCGCTTCGCTGAGCGCTCTTTTTGTTCGTAAATTAAAACAACGGCTCACGAGTAGCCGTTGTTAGGTGGTATGTAACCGTTTTTGTTTTTGAGCACTATTTTTATTCAAGTGCTATATACATCTTAAATAAGCATAAGCCCCTCTGTCAATAAACATTGAACACAAAAATTATGTACATGTGGATAACTATTGTCGGCCGGAGCGTTTTATAGCTTGGTTTTTTCGACGAGCATCATCTTTTTTTTGTAGGCTTTGTCGTTTGTCATATTGTTTTTTTGGCTTGCCGATGCCGATTAATAATTTAATAAAATTGCCTTTGGTTTGGATTTTTATCGGCACGATCGAATTGCCATTTTGTTTTTTCGCTTGCAGGTTTTTTAACTCCCGGGCTTGCAATAAAAGTTTTCTATTGCGGTCTGGATCATGGTTATTTTGGGCGTTTGAAAACTCAGGAATGAACGCGCCGACCAACCATAGCTCGCCTTTATTGAAGTTGCAGTATGTGCCTTTTATAGAAGCTCGTCCGCCGCGTATTGACTTCACTTCAGTGCCAGTCAAGGCAAGACCGGCTAGCACGGTTTCTTCAATCGCGTAGTCATAATTTGCTCGTGGGTTTTTTGATAAAACTGACATAATAATAAGTAGTAT contains:
- the smpB gene encoding SsrA-binding protein SmpB, with the translated sequence MSVLSKNPRANYDYAIEETVLAGLALTGTEVKSIRGGRASIKGTYCNFNKGELWLVGAFIPEFSNAQNNHDPDRNRKLLLQARELKNLQAKKQNGNSIVPIKIQTKGNFIKLLIGIGKPKKQYDKRQSLQKKDDARRKNQAIKRSGRQ